The Brachyhypopomus gauderio isolate BG-103 chromosome 2, BGAUD_0.2, whole genome shotgun sequence genome contains a region encoding:
- the LOC143487722 gene encoding rho GTPase-activating protein 21-like, which produces MKWDLCWCARGTQDDCRYVDMKDRIPESRRDGSKKTKRKPKDGTDNTHPKYIFNDSSKEGWLHFRQLNTDKNKRVGRGMRPWKQMYAVLRGHTLYLYKDRREGLAHVNCQLEEEPEPVSVKACLIDISYSDAKRKNVLRLTTSDCEYLFQAEGRDDMLSWIRVIQENSNLYEENAAVTRTDLIIKKIKIRVHFHEVGPCWCQCSPQQDRAFPQSLATVSQH; this is translated from the exons ATGAAGTGGGACTTGTGCTGGTGTGCCAGAGGCACCCAGGATGATTGTAGATATGTGGACATGAAAGATCGAATTCCAGAGTCCAGAAGAGATGGAAGTAAGAAAACCAAAAGAAAACCAAAAGATGGGACAGACAACACCCATCCCaagt ACATCTTCAACGACTCCTCTAAGGAGGGATGGCTGCACTTCAGACAGCTCAACACGGACAAGAACAAA CGTGTGGGTAGGGGCATGCGGCCGTGGAAACAAATGTACGCAGTGCTGCGAGGCCACACCCTCTACCTATATaaggacaggagggaggggctagCGCACGTCAACTGCCAATTGGAGGAGGAGCCTGAGCCAGTGAGCGTCAAAGCCTGCCTGATCGACATCTCCTACAGCGACGCCAAGCGCAAGAACGTGCTGCGCCTCACCACGTCCGATTGCGAGTACCTGTTTCAGGCTGAGGGGCGCGACGACATGCTGTCCTGGATCCGCGTCATCCAGGAGAACAGTAACCTGTATGAGGAG AATGCGGCCGTGACCAGAACTGACCTGATCATCAAGAAGATCAAAATCAGAGTACATTTCCATGAGGTAGGGCCATGTTGGTGCCAGTGCTCCCCCCAGCAAGACCGAGCCTTCCCACAAAGCCTTGCGACAGTCTCTCAGCATTAA